The genomic region tgatgtcacagttaggcggtgacatcgagaaccagctcgcgtggacttaagaaggaagggggtatatatatatatatatatcgaggtactgagatgtctgtacaacgccgctacaatgactgtccacatccaggactgtaagacgaaggcgatccaactgcgcagaggggtgagacagggggatgtaatatccccgaaactgttcaccaacgcgttggaagacgttttcaaaacgctggattggactaggtatggagtcaatgtaaacggcgagtacatctcacaccttcgatttgccgacgatatcgtcatcatagcagagtcgctggaacaactcaccgaaatgctgcgtagcctaggcgagtcttcccggtgtgtcggtctcggtatgaacttggacaagaccaaggtcatgttcaataggcatgtcgtgccgggaccgatatacgtcgaggggaaacctctcgaagttgttagtgaatatatctacctaggacagataatacaagtcggtaggaacaacttcgagaaggaagccgatcgaagaattcgcttgggatgggcagcatttggcaaccttcgtcaagtccacaagtcgtctataccgcaatgtttgaagacgaaagtcttcaatcaatgcgtcttacctgccatgacatacggtgccgaaacgtggacactaactgcgggactagtccacaaattcaaagtcgctcagcgtgctatggagcgagctatgctcggagtatctttgaaggataagatcagaaatgagattatccggaaaagaaccggagtcaccgacatagcttgcaaaattagcaggctgaagtggcagtgggctggtcacgtatgtcgtaggaccgatggccattggagcagacgagtcctagagtggagatcgcgaatcggcaagcgcagcgtagggcgctctccagccaggtggaccgacgaccttaagaaggtggcgggcaccaactggatgcggaaggcggaggacagggagctttggcgcaccttgggagaggcctatgttcagcagtggacaacgattggctgttgattgatttgatatcgctttaacatgaaataaaacgacaatgcaccattggataatcttcgatatgatataaggatggtTTTCACTGGGTTAGAatagttttctaacataaaaataagcaaaaattgaacaataaacacaatgaactgatatataaatacatgataATACACTAGTTATGCGATAAggaacaaaagattttataattctatctttgtcttttgtaacgtaattttcgttctctttcttgtataagtaagaaggaaatcgtcattgcgtctattagtttctctgtctacgatattAATCTATACGCCATTTTTTCGTGAATCCTTAGTGAATTTTAGTTACctagtaattgtatttatacaatgaTGATTGTCTGACTATAACTTTAGATTACcgattcattgattattattgtaacttaccGAATATTAGATTACATCAAACTCCATAACAAGGTTACTAAGGCGTACCTACTAAAAGCAAATCTTAACCAACATTGTTGCAGCCTCAAATATGTCTCCAATCTATGGAGTGCAAATGTATTGTAAACATATAGGTAAAATtgtaaaggtattattttattcgtaacagTGGTAGTCGTGTAAGTCGTGCCAGTGGTACGAATTGCgacaattttaaaagcttaatttgaaaattaatttaaaaacgatttagttttatgataactaacttataatagaataatatataattgaataaatgataaaaattgattttagatctttgtctccttaatctcaaacagtggTGGATTCGCCCGATGTCGCAGAAGATGGCGGGACGTTCTCTCGGTTTTGTTGTTCGCGCTTTTTTCTGTACCgttgacgatttctatataactttgcttcgtccgaacatttcgtcgtaattgaactcctgtaatttttttaacactaagtctccggactacaaaaacatattttgtcatttgcttaattacttttaataattagttttaggtaaaaaaatttttgttagatggtataatacaaatatattctattttcttaataaaatatctaaacattaaaaagtttaagggtacaaaagttatgggattaaaatatgaataccaacctaacaatccttttaggaacattgcacctttcagcgacggtgttgacaatatcgtctactaattTGGGGTCCAATTGCTTTTTCGGTGGTTTATTCGCAAACGCTGGTGACTGCTTTCCAGTTAAGGAATGAGTGGCTAGAAttctaaaaaggtttatttttaatttaatcatttttattaatattttcaaagatactTAACGTATTAAGACATAgtcctttattttaacatttggtGCCGCAGATTTCAGTTTGAGGCAAGTGACTCTAATAACTTCGTTTATTAGGgacatttgttaaattaatgtataatctgtttcgaataatgtttttacatcTCAAGGTGCATTCATTTATTCTGTAGATAGGTAATCGCAAATCGACGATCGACTTAAGTATTGTCTCAAATCGTTATATTTTTCCCCGTATAGGATCGGATTAAAATAACTGTACATTGCTAGTTTGTCAGTCAGACAATGACCCTGGGAGGTCGGGATCAGCAGCGGATTAAACGAACTTGACCACCGAGGCAATTCGTTTACGTACCATATTTTATTAGGCTTAATCTAAATGAAAAatgctttcaaatattaatctcggttattattatgttattaattaaactatatatttttttaaatatattttaatttcactaagaataattaaaacggAGCATAATACaaggacaatgtaagaaataatgcatttgattaatttctgtttaaatgtTAACCGGAATTAATAATTACCTTCTAGGAAAGACGGATTGGAACAATCGTCTCGTCGCTGAGGTGTGGGAAGTCCAATCGATTTCTGCCATTAGTCTGGCAGGCACGGTGACATTGCCGTTTCCAATTGAAACCTACGaattaaaagtactttaataattatattgatttcactgtcagtataagtaggtagttgttaatttttttcattattcacttatttatgttagaatttatattagtcaataatggcttttatttattgattgatcttTTCCCTATAAACAGgtgattaaggtattatatagtCAGCACCTCATTACAGCGCCACATACAaaatagaccatagaataaatataatagctgtctttaaaataatcgagtataataatttattaaatattttgtatcgtaattcataataaaaaataactttagtctaatgctatttgtttttatttaataattttgaaatcaaattagGACCATAGAAATTCTATAATTCAGTTGATTATGAgtcctatgtaatataaatatgtttgcagCCTTTAAGTTGTGAAAGCACATATATAAAGATCCCGGATGGACCAATAATAATGttgctggattttttttaagaaattgtcagtagcagctcggacttccgaagttagcagttttaacacccttgcctcggaaagcacgaaagcCTTTAGATCTGCACCTAGTCTCTTtcagtaaattacttttacccATTGGACGCCAGTGATAGAGAGATACGTTATATATTCTGTGCtaatattaaagtctatttggatcattagGTCAAGTTTACGTCGAACTTTAGaggtaattacattttatatacttaactacttatgtatacacctgaataatatataaacatacaaaccatATCAACATTGTTAACCGACAATGGCAAACATGCGTTAGTAGTCTGCGCTGATACTCTACGTATTTTTAAGCCACCAGCCATCTCATCCATTTCGAGCTCAACACTTGACGTATTTTGCAGAACAACGGTCGGTTCTTCTACTGCTAAAATCTCTTCATTCTCATCTAGTCCTCGATCTTCAGATGTCCTATCCATTATTGATcgactttcatttattttatcattagatAAAATCGCTAGGACCTGCTGGTACAAGTGTTTTAATGCCGCTTCCAGTTCTTCTAAATTGACAATTGAAGGATAATCGAGAACAGGATCGGTCTGCGTTCCTTGATCGAATGTCAGTTTAAGATTCTGAGCGTTCCTCTCGGGTAGAGTTGGCATGGGTATATATGGGTATTGATTTGcggctgaaaaataaaagaaaatcttgttatttatgacttaaatgGCTAAGAGTAAACCTATTATGACTGGCTTAATAGAACATTCAGCATTGCATTGCTTCTTTagtatttttgattttctattgtcAAAAGGGGATACGTTATATACAGGAGAATGTAACCCAAAGCTCATATACCACTTTTAATCGTAACCTattgacataattgtaaatgtttgaatCAGTACTGTAACTCGGCGGCCGACCAATCATCGTCAGTTGGCTGGCTCGCCTAGcgttgaaagtttttttaatttaatcgtatatttCGAACACTTAGTCTTTTACTATATCTATacctatatagatatatatatatatatatatatatatatatatatatatatatatatatatatatatatatatatatatatatatatctattcgTTGTTCTGCAAAATACGTCAAGTGTTGAGCTCGAAATGGATGAGATGGCTGGTGGCTTAAAAATACGTAGAGTATCAGCGCAGACTACTAACGCATGTTTGCCATTGTCGGTTAACAATGTTGATatggtttgtatgtttatatattattcaggtgtatacataagtagttaagtatataaaatgtaattacctCTAAAGTTCGACGTAAACTTGACctaatgatccaaatagactttaatattaGCACAGAATATATAACGTATCTCTCTATCACTGGCGTCCAATgggtaaaagtaatttactgaAAGAGACTAGGTGCAGATCTAAAGgctttcgtgctttccgaggcaagggtgtTAAAACTGCTAACTTCGGAAGTTCTGAATTAGATAgcgctttacaaatatacataaaattttggtttaatttattacttacaatgaaaccAGACGGCACGGTCCAGCgcccatataactatatatgtacataacattacctAACTAGGTTTAAGTGCCATTCTTGCAAGAGTAACTGAGACACTAAATTGGCAATATcggtgagaatttatttatttatatagtgtttaatgttatttaaaatattatttatttatttaagcatcttgaaaatagctaaggagatcttcaactatttcctcatattattttatattttattttttactttcatatgtatttaggacagacctaaaatgtttggttcattataaaattaataactgtttgcgccgctcgaactgactgaacgcgacgccgctgtaaaacgattatttgtaaaatcagccgcgcatcgtcggtagtggggaattaagcgcgggagtaagacgtgtttcaagaagtcagcaagttgagttgttttcgttgaagaagtgaagccaattgaagcgaagattattatatgaatataaaatagctcttttaagagcttgacattacctcatactacgtcattgcatgctgcttcttgtttcaaataaacagttcttttcagaactattcattgtttcaaacgatgacgttgtataatgaggcatgcgtggcgtgtgtattcttgttgctatgcgtactgctatacctatattgattcgatttcaaagttccgttatcctttccgtagaaaaccttttcgcctcgcaaattttatatgtactcatgcgagatgatttaatatttatttatataatttgtatttattataaaacaaacaaaatgtaatgggaactctagctgaacagacttacagtattctctccgacattatgttatgtgggttatcgtacctacataacataaactaatCATGAATGTATCAGCTATGCCGCccgcttaaataatttttttttaataaataatgtttacgttcaaatttgttaattgattttatgaaaatattatattaaacatgtattttttcagacaaaatattattactaaataatgaaatttgtatatttagactcaatcagttatattatttagtacaactttaatatacttactagattaaaaagatacagatagaaatattaagattttagccaaaaatcttatattttatatctggaaaggacaattgaaaagaatggtattttgaatagctgctgacaattgctatcggaagcttatttgaactataacctaaacaaaatcgaatcgataaacagTAATCGATGTAGTTTGTCGATAGTCGATTActgtttaaagaaatatttatttaattatttaattaccagtTAAAATGATTACTTCATTTGTAATATCTGATATGAACGCTGCGCAAGCCTTACTGGGCCTTCATCACGGGACAAGAACTGTGGTAAGCATTTTAAGCAGCTTTATTAGCTCTACAGtaggtaatatttaagataaatatttttttaaatattcgaattaataatctaatactACATTTTTGCAGCCAGCGCCACTGCCACTTCCTAATACAAGCACCCCAAAGAGTATTCAcccaaatattgtaatgaaaaatctaagaaaaataatttaaaatatgtcaagaaTAAACTGATGTGTGACAAAGAAACGCAAACTGACTGAGTTGAATTTACGCGAAATTAAAAagacgtatattataaaagaattacacGCTGAAATAGAATGTCTTAAGTAAAagctgaaaagaaaaaaaacggaAACATCATCAATTACCGtttcatatgtaataaacatgtaataaatcGGGTGTTTCTAGTGACGAATATTCGGAAAACACATACCGCCGAAAATCctacaaaagtaaaacaaaacaaactactactactgactttgttagtaaaatattacttgcttaataatatagtttttttttaatgtttattttttgacatcactaaataacttctatttataattatttttagagtcCTCTTGGAAACTGTGATTCAACATTTGCAAATGAACGCGATGACTTTACAAACAGTAACGTAACGTAAGTTTTAAAGTTCTTTTCTCTTCTTTACGAGCTCTCATAGCTCGTAAAGAAGAGAAAAGAACTTTAAAACTAAGAAATACGAATTAGTCAAATAAAGAAATGGTGTGGGTTTTGTCgccttagtttattttacacggaatatatttaataattaatataaacttaatcccggcaaggaaataactccatagagtgccttgtcattcaaggcaaagtggatggcaccagaccacgtggaaggacgcccatgcgatggaccggccaaataaaaacaactgttggcggtcctttgcatgaatgcacgaggcttaccactaacagggacatatggcgaaggctcgtgaggcgaataattttcacatccgcgccgaataattcataatacttcatggcgaccacgatcgctctgacaagagtgtcacgacgaagaagaagataaacTTAATACTTTTAGGTTTTAATTGGAGACGAAAATCCATCAGTTCCAGCCAGACTTTTCAAAAACATGGCCTGGACATCTTATACGAATCGCACTCGTAAATTTTTGACAGCTGTCTTTTCAAGAAAGTAGGTTTAAGTGACATTCTTGGATATGTTCACCACTTCAAAGTCGATATTCATATTATCATGGAACAATATTCTTTTCAGGGTATTGGCAACTCATTCGTTAACAGGAAAGCCTTCACCAGCTTTTCCTGACAAACCtgatatgatattgtttaaactgTGGTAGAAAATTGTTCTGTACCAGAGAATGTAGTAAGGTAAAGCTTAACTaactttcattaatgtaaagatatattgattttatatcagtttgtattcatttttccTATTTCTTGTGTTTAGAACCAGCATAACCACGAAATGTGCTGACGAAAGCAAAATGTTTAGAACCCGTgaacaaaataaga from Nymphalis io chromosome 11, ilAglIoxx1.1, whole genome shotgun sequence harbors:
- the LOC126771976 gene encoding protein insensitive-like — translated: MAGGLKIRRVSAQTTNACLPLSVNNVDMVSIGNGNVTVPARLMAEIDWTSHTSATRRLFQSVFPRRILATHSLTGKQSPAFANKPPKKQLDPKLVDDIVNTVAERCNVPKRIVRSSITTKCSDEAKLYRNRQRYRKKREQQNRENVPPSSATSGESTTV